Genomic segment of Macaca nemestrina isolate mMacNem1 chromosome 3, mMacNem.hap1, whole genome shotgun sequence:
GCACTTAATAATAAACTAAAACGTACTTTGTTTACTATGATTTGCACCAATGGAAGTAAGCTCTGTGGAGCACTTAAATGCACAGATGATTCCAAAtccacaatattttcttttttgcctacATATTTATCTTCATAATTAGTTTTGGTATATCTAACAGTTTTTCTTCTCCAATAGAAAGAGAAAGTAGCACCTCACACCTAGATGTTTGCAGAGAGAATATATATCTAATGAtcatataaaacttttaaatccTTGAATGAAGGAACAAAATCTTTGAATCCTTTTTTCCTCCCTACGTTTTATGCATCATGTAGCGTAGGACCTAGTACAGAACAGGTGTTCAAAACACAAGTGGTCAAAGAATATTCGTTTACAGATAATTAAGATTTGATGCTCATGTATTAAAAGAAGTAAGAGTATTTTTAGTCTTCTGGTAGTTCTCTTATATTACAGTAAAACAATAATTCTAGGTTTTGCTAAGGATTGTACTTTTTGAACTAATATATTACTTTTGCAAATTAATTTGGTAATATTAGCTATTCTAACAAACATATCTCCACATTTTAATGGAGTAGCAAAATAAATGGGTAAAGCCTAATGCATATTTTCTTAGTAAGTGGGCAGCATTCCTCTGTGTTGTAATTAAGGGATTCTCCTCTTTGTCTCTGGGGTTCTGCCTGCCCTGGGTCTTAGAAGTCTCTGCATTCAGCTAAGGATGGGAGTCCATAGACTAGAAAATGTATAACCGCTGCTTAACTGCCTTGGCCTGAGAGGGACCAACCATCTCAGCCCACAGTCTGTTGATCAGAACTAGTCACATGGACCTACTTGGTCAGGCTAGAAATGGGATCCCTCACTGGGCAGACACTTCCCAGAGTGAATTATACTAAGGAagggaaaacacatttttttggtagacaaaaagttgtcttttttcaagtttttgccCGCTACGATTTCTTGATAAGCAGGACATTGTCAAAGTCAGCATCTGGGAACTGAAGTAATCCCTTCAAAATGTAAATTCCAAAGATAAGGTATTCTCATGCAAGCGGTAATATAATTATGGACTGCTAGGGCAGTCTAATATGGGGGTTCCCAACTCCTAGGCCACAGaacagtaccagtctgtggcctatTAGGACTGGACTGTACAGCAGGAGATCTGCAGCAGAGTGAGCAAACATTACTTCCTGAGctctacctcctgtcagatcagcagtggcattagattctcataggagtgcaaaccttACTGTGAACcatgcatgcaagggatctaggttgcatgctgcttatgagaatttaatgcctgattatctgaggtggaacagttttatcctgAAACCACCCCCTACtaccatccatggaaaaattgtcttccacgaaaccagtccctgtTGCCGGAAAGGTTAGGGACCTCTCGACAGGACAGAAAAAGAATGGCAGTAGGAGAGGGTAGGACATCTGAAACAGTATCTGAATTAAAAAGATGATCTGGCTGTCtacttcaggaggccaagtgTATGAACACAAGTTGTTGCTAGTTAATATGCTGCTGTCCTGTTTCCCTTAGAGCAGGATCCAATTTTGTTTAAGAGGTGTCAGTGTTGCAGCAGTTATGGAATCATACACAGGCATTAAAAGTTCCTGTTGATAATGTGTTGGGAAGTGATTATGAgtcataacttttttttccccatacatACCTTAGCTAGGAGGTGTCCTAGACTTGTAGCGGACTAAAGGGTGTGCCTGAAAGGTGTGCCTTTATTTCCTATCTGTATCGTGTAGTTTTATATGGTGCTGACATTTTAAGCCTTCTGATCTTGGTTCAAAGATGTTTATCCTATACTCAGTAAAAAGTTAGTCCAAATAACGGTGggaacttcatttttttctaatatgtaggAGAGAATGTCTTGGCCTTGGAAATGAGCATCCCTGGACATGGTTTCCTGGTCTTTCTGAAGCAGGCCCTCTTCACCCACAGGTCTTGGCATCGCTCCCTCACTGTGTGCCATCTGGCCAGGGACCAGCTTCCCAAATCTGCCTTAGCAACTAGCTCTGCCTGTGCTCAGGAGGCTGTTTTAAACAACCTCTTCCTGAGGAGATTACAGTGACCTCTCAGAGCTCATAATTTTATGTTCTCTGAAAATTCTAGGCTTTATTGAGGGCAAGAACAATTTTCGAATACACTCCCTCCCCACCTAATTACCCaccacagtgtctggcatataaaTAAAAGGagtacagaaaatatatttattgaatgaattgtCTAATTGCCACCCAGTATACTGGGGTTGGAAATTGGGCAGCAGAATCTCAGTGCCAGTGGCAGGCTCCCTATCCTGGTGGGATACACCCTGCGTCTGCTCTTTTTGCTAGGCCTCCACAGAGGTATCTAGTGTGTGTTTCTATACAGTGCAGTCCACATCAAAGCCATGCTGCAGTACAATCAGTCTCTTACTCAAAATTTTCAAGTTTGAGCTTTAATCTAATCCTTGTCTCCAAAACACTTCTGGCTTCATCTCCCAGCTCCCTACATTTTTcgttttcgtgtgtgtgtgtgtgtgtgtgtgtgtgtgtgtgtgtgtgtgtgtggtatcaAATCTTTTATTGGACCCGTGGTCAATTGAGGAAATAGGAAAAACCTGATACTGAAGGACTTTggaaataaaacaggaaagaCGAAGGGTGAGAAATTTATTCAGATTTCTTCATAATTCCCCCCAAAACCTCCAACCACGTTGCCAGTCCTTGGGTGCTGCGGTTGGTCGCGGAGAGGGGCTGTGTGGAGGTGACCTTCTGGTAGACGGAGACCCGCTTTTCAGACTCTGTGGCACAGCAGGCGGGCCAGGAAGGAACATTTGGGCCACTATCACTCTTAGCTCTGCCGAGCCTGACTTTCTCTTCTCTAGTTTCTTTTCAACCGGAGGGACAAGTGTGGGGATCCGCTTTGGACTCCAAGGCCCTGCCCGCACTGGCAGCACCAAGCGGGTGTAGAATGACTCGAAGGAGCAGGGAAGGAAGATGGGTGTCAACTGTCCCGGCCAGTggctgcgtgtgtgtgtgtgtgtgtgtgtgaacagggAAAAGGCCACCCTTTCCCGTGTTTCTCCAGTCTCTTCGGTTCTTGGAGATCCGCAGGGCTGTCCCAGGTAACTCCGAGTTGCCCTGGGTCGCTGGGGCTTGATCAGCATGCTCCTCCGCTAGCCCGCTCCGGCGTTCCACAGCGCCCCGCCGCTCGGTGTGCACGCCTGGGTGGGACACAGTAACAGCCCCTACGCCGCCAacgcaaaagcaaaaacaaccgTACACCCCATCGCAGTCGCAGCTTTTCTCCGCAAGGTAAGTTGTTTATTTGTCGCCGTTTTGGCGAACCTCCCTGGACAGCTGCGGCAGCGACGGCAGCTGCGCCGCGGGCGCCAAGCTCccagcctcttccttcctccGCCCTCTCAGGGCTGCCTCTTACCCCCACCCTCTTCCCTCCTATCCCCGCCTTTTCTCTTCTTGCCCTCTCGTGGGCCACGCAAACACCCGGAGACACCCTCTGCACTTGGCTACTCACACTGCGGCTTAACCCAGCCGACAAGGCACGCTTGCCAAAGAGGCGCGGGTGTGCGTGTGCGGGGTCCGCGTTCAGAGGCCAAAGGAGGGTGGCGTGGTAGAGCCCTTCTCCTCCCGGCCGCGACCCCTTGCCCACTCTCTTTCCCTAATCTCGGCCTGCCAGCAAAAGTGACACCTGAGCAGGGACTGGGCGGTGGAGGCTGCAGGCCCGCTGGTCCGGCAGCTGGGAGAAAACAGAGCAAGGGGCGGGGACAACGAGGAGGAGCGGGAGGCGGGACGAGCGGAGAGGCCGCCACCTGGCACTGAGTGATGTGCACTCTAGCCAATGAACGTGCGGGACTCCGACGTCGGGGCGGGAGGTCGGGGGCGGGCtcagtggggaggaggaggctgccgGCGCGCAAGAGGCGGGGGccgggaggaggaaggggaggaggcggaggcgggcgcggtgtcggcggcggcggcggcggcggcggcggcagcggcggagGGGGGTAGGCTGTGCCCGGGACTGTGTCTGCCGAGCTCCGCGACTGTGCCTGTGTGAGTGGAGGAGCGGCgcggggaggcagaggcgagcGCGGGCGATCGCGGCGGCGGGACGTCTCCGGCAGCCGCGGCACCAGCGGCGGCGCTCGGTGTGGAGAAGCAGCGgtaacagcagcaacagcagcagcggcagcggcagcggcagcAGCGGCGGCCGCCTCTCCGCCGCCGGGGACGCCAAGGTGCGGCTGGTGGCACTGACATCGGCGGCCCTGCCTCTCCTCCCTCGCCCCCGGCCTTCCCCATGTGATCGGTCTTAATCCCGACCGTGTGTGCGCGCGTGGGGCTCCATTCCGCGGTGCCGGTTCTCTGTGCCGGGGTGGGTGCTCGTGTGTGCGCTTCTTCTCCCCATCCCCCTTCCCCCAAGAATAAAAGAAGAACCGGGAGGCGtgcttagaaaataaataaataaccaccaCACACGCGCAGCCCAGAGCGAGTCGGCTGGGCTGTCGGCAGCGGCGGAGGAGGAGTgaaggcggcggcggcggaggaggGACGCGCGGAGAAGGCAGCAACTTTAAAGCCAGCTCAGAGCCTAGACCTCCAGCCGAGCGGTTTGCAGCGCGGCGGCGGCGTTGAGTGTCTGGCCCGCCGGTCCGGTCGGGGTGTGCAGTCGGACGGACGAGCAGCGCGTCGCTGTCCTCCGGCGGCTGGAGATGTCCGAGCCTAAGGCAATTGATCCCAAGTTGTCGACGACCGACAGGGTGGTGAAAGGTAAGCGGAGCGCCGCGGTGGCCTGGGTGCACCGTGTGCCGCAGGCGCCTGGGCagctcgcctcgcctcgcctcccctcccccgccccaggTTCTCCTCTACCCGCTCCAGCCGCGGACCTTCTAGGATATTGTGCAACCCGCGAACCCCCCGCCCCCGCGGCGCCCTTCCCCCACGCGTCCCACCCAGCCTCACTTGGGGCATTTTTATTGACGGGGGCGTCAGTTGGCAAATGGCTGAGCCGCGGGGAGGTGGCGGCGGGGGTGGCGGTGGCGGGAGGGGGCGCCCGGGGGGTGGTTGCTGGTAGGGTGTAGCTGCTGTGACAGAAATAGGAAGTGGGTGGCTGCTCGCAGGCTTGCATGGGATCGGGTTTATGGTTTTCTTCTGCAGAGGGAGGGGTGAtttatggcttttaaaaaattaatatggcATTTTTATGTGGCCGTGGCTTTCCACCGACTGCCTCGCTCTGGCAGGGTTCTCTTGGCGCTCCATTGCAGCAATTCCCTCCGcgcccccctccccctccccctcccctggaAGGGCCTGCACAGGACTCGCGAGAGAGCGGGAGAGCGTGGGGGGAGCCCGGCGCTTCCTTCCGCGCGGGGCGGAGGCGGGGGCGGCCGCTGGCTGGAGGGTGGCCGCGGGGGGCGCGGGAGGCGGGGAACGACCCGAGAGCACCAGCCGTTGCCGCCCCGGGATTTCCCCCGCACGCCCCGGGGAGAGACACGAAAACCACTTCTCTAGCCTCCCTTGCCATCCCCGGCAGGCCCCCGCCGACCTGTCATTGCTCTTGAAGGGTTCTCCACTCGTGCACACCTCCCAAGTGATAACCTCATTCCGCCTGCTTCCTCCGTGCCCTGGCATCCTTTTTGTAACGGGCTGTTTGATTCCTATTACTGCCTCCTCTTCCCCGCCTCCGGGATGTTAAACTCCTGGCGAGGATGGCACTGAGGTTGctggcaaagagaaactgggatgTGCGGAGTGAGGAAGGGGACAGGCTGTGGTTGTTCTCTCTATCGCACGGGGATCCACCGGCCTCCTTGTATTCCTAGGTGTAGTGGGGGAGGAATCATCCTATGAATCCTGGAAGGATGAGGCAGCAGAGCAGACCCGCCTGGATTAAGTAGTATCTCTCATTCCTGGGGGTTAGGACACCAAGCAAAGCAGGGATGGGCATGAGCTGTGCGCGGAGCGGGCCTCAAATTGGAAACAGCTCTGGCTGGTgtaatgtgtgtatgtggtgtgtagaACAGAGATGGTATCTAATGTGGCCAGAGCATGCAGCTAGAGTGCAAGGCAGTCAAGTCGTTCGCACCATGAGCACTTGAAAGTGAAGTAAACCCAGCAGCCCAAAGACCATGATACACAAGTCCCTCTGGGGTTTCAGAAATGATTCTTTCTCCTTAGAGGTTTACTCAATTTCTAAAGTAATTTTTCTGTGTGAGTGGCAGTGGTGATGGGGGAAATTGTGTTCCCTTTtttcagaaagaacaaaatatcttcttttgttttGGTTATACCGGAATCATTCCTGCTTCAGTTTCTGTGCAGGATTCATACACCCATGAAAATAATGAGGAAATAGCTCtgcaaaaattatttgaaataggGCTGCAGAGAGATGcacagctattttatttttcctgcggGCATGGATTTTCATGGAAACAGTCCATTCAGATTTATTTGAGAGAGCTGTGTTTTGCATGAAAGGCTTCTgttgacattttcaaaaattgaGACCCTTTGCTGGAATATTAGAGAATGATAACTGTCTCCTTAATGTGTGAAGTTTAGATGTAGCTCTAATCTAGGTTAAGATCAAAACAATGTAAAACTTACAATTCAAATGATACTAGTGAATGTGTtggcaattaaaaaaacactTGTGCACACATAGGGTCACATTCCCTGTTTTAAATCACAGGATGTGGATTCTTAATGTAAATGTAAAGTCATGTCATCAGGtgaacatgtaaaaataaatgtttatacttTCTGGCTTAGTGTCTCTACCAGTTAGAATGGAAGAGCAAATGGAAGAGCCCAATCAACCATTCCAAGGCTACTTTGCCTTGGTTTTTTTCAATGCTGTATCATTATAAATGACTTTTCATTTTAGATACACACACCCTCCcataatttcaaaaattttatttacatactaTGTGGATAATAGACTCAAAATAGGAAAAgttaattttgcatttgttttgatAGAGATCCTGGTGTGAGATGTGAAATGTGAAATTTTGTTTATAGAAGTTTTGTTGATGAATCCTGATTTTAAGATGGATACCCTGTTGTTGTTTATCCTGTGTTTTCTTGTAGACTTTATATTATTGGCATGAAAGGCATTATCCAAGGTTGGATTCAACATTTTGTCGTACATAAGATTTTTGTGATTAGTTATTTGAGATAATCTATTTTGATTATTAGCCTTCTGTGAAATATAATATTTCCTCTtgaatatgtatacacatattgAATGAATGGAAAGTATGGGTATGCTGGATGCGAAACCTACTAACAAGTGATTTAATTTCCAAAAATTAGATAATACGGAGTTTAGAAACCATGATTTACTTGAAATTTTGTTAGAACTTCATCTCAATGGCtatttaaatcattctttaatACAGAAAAGAAGTTATCCTTGAGGAAGTATTTGTGCCCcttaagttttctcttttttacaaaGTATGTGGAGTATTATTTACTATATATgcatacagaaataaatattcagaTTGTTATTACCATGGCATGCCGTGGCATTTGCTTACAGTTACCATTGTTAGTGTCATCTGGCTTTTGTTGTATAACAGATTGCTATTTACAAATAAAGATGTGCTTGTGGTTTGTAGTAATATGATGTGACTGTTTTCTTAATTGTACTTTTAGAATGCAGCTTTAGAGAGGTAGGTTGAGTTTGTCTCAACTATGTTATTTTTGAGGTTTATAGAATCTGCTAGCATGTATTCAGAGACCCTGATCAGTTCTAAaccttaaaaatgaaagagaatgatGGCAGTGGAgatgaaaaatattcatttagatTATCCCAGGAGAAAAAGTTACTTCAGTTAGCAAAACTAGTGCTGTTTCATTTTGAGTCTTCTTGGATTAAAACAATGGAAAGTAGAAAAATTCAGTGAAAACATCTTGCTAATGACATTTGCTGGAAATCAAAATAATTTGATCTATTTATTGTTttacattatgtttttaaaaatacatacagcaAACTGACGGCAATAAATAGAAGAATAACCGTCTTCCTCCCCTCAACCCCTGTCCTGATTTTTCTCTTGGTGGTACTCTACAGGCCTTGTCCCAAACTTtggcttttcttcatttctctctatTCCTGCTTAGAATGTTTTGTCTGGCCCTAGCATTCCCTGTTGGTCATAGAACTTTGCTATGTAATAGTTAAAAATACTTAGAGGAAATTAAACCCTATGTGATAATGAGTGTTTGGCTTTGTTAAATCTCTTAACCTTCCTTCCCTCTGTTCCCATCCCCAAGTTATTTTGTGATGGGACTTTTACCTTAACTCAAACTGATTGTAATGGTAGAAATTTTGTAAACTATGGGAGGCTGTTGAGAATAAATTTCTGAGAAGAGTTTTGTGGAATCTCTCAGAAACTGTAGGTAGTACGTTGTTGTGCTTTGTGTAAGGTTGCTTTTGGCTCTAGAGAATGAGCTGTTTTCCAGGTGTATTCACAGCTTAGTACTTCATGTAGACAGAGTACACATAGGGGAATTCTGAAAAGATACTAAGATCCTATATAGAAGCAAGAAGATGCTAATTAAGTATTAGTAAGTAAATAAGGATTCCAGTCACTAGTATTTCTAGCTGGGTGAGACTGATAATactacttaaaaagaaaacaaatatgccACATTGGTAATAACTGTGGTGTTTAGACCTTGATGCAACAGAGTAGTAAATAATGTCATTTATTTGTGGTGTTCCAAGAAGAACTTGTGAATTTATTTTGCTGACATTTTGTTACCATCAGTTGAGTTTCATGTATCTGGTTTTCAATTTGAGTATAGTGAAACTTTATTAATTCAGTATCATGAATTTAAATTTATTGTGAAAAAACACCAGTGTTTGTTGGCTGAAGTTTACATCAGCATTGGATGTGAAGAAAGGGGTCCAGTAatcaaaaagtataaacaacGTAGTTCCAGCATTGTTAATATGCCAAGAGAACAAATTCTTTTCAATACTTAGTGAACAGTGTGCAAATTCATCCTGCTCGTTACAAGTTAGGTTGGTCTATTTATTAACATTTCCTTTCGGGACTATTATAAAGTGAATATAACACAAGTACATTGTTGTAAATACATTCAGTAAATTTAATGATTAATGCAACAATTGAGACTGGGATTCAGGGGAATTCTGGTGATTCTAAAATGCCATCAATTAGAATAATCAACATTTTGAAGATAATAGTTTTTTTGGGAAGTGTGGAACAGAACCCTTACTTTAAATGGACAGTATATCTTAAGACATCCagttaaaataggaaaaatttaaCATCTAGCATCTAATTAATGAGGTTTACTCtaagatttgtttaaaaatatgccttttaaaatctgtttgtctctttatttgtaattttagagAGATGAAATATGATTTTGAGATACCATTCATTTATAACTTTTGTAATTGGCCTCTCATgcttttccttatctttttttgtgtCAGCTATGTGTAAATTTGAAACTAATTATGACACCAAATAAAGAATCCATTTAGGGTGACCTCATTGGAAAACACCATTTTTGCAGAGATACTCACTCTCCTTTTAGCAATGGAGATGTGATGGTTAAATTACCATTTTGAAtacttccagaactgtgaagaaTGGTGGTGATTCATGATACAGAATTTTGATAATTACTAAAAatcattttgtcaattttttttcagCAACTTTCTGATGTAGCAGTCTCTTGATATATAAGAGGGATATGGTGAGACCTTGAACTTCAACTTTCTGTAATTCCACTGGTATATGTTATAACTTCACAGGCTAACTTTCCCTATACATAAAAGGGGATTAATTGTATCCACTGCCAACTTGTGAGGACCAGAGGATAATCAAATGGGATATGGGGGGTGGGTGGTTACACTTTGTCCACCACCTGGTAATGGCGATTCAGTCACTGCTAACACAGAATTAGAAATGACAACATGTTATGTATGTTTTGGTCACCTGAGAATAATCAGAACCATTAGTATTGAAAGCCATG
This window contains:
- the LOC139362249 gene encoding WAS/WASL-interacting protein family member 3-like, which produces MGRRSAHTSTHPGTENRPITWGRPGAREERQGRRCQCHQPHLGVPGGGEAAAAAAAAAAAAAVAAVTAASPHRAPPLVPRLPETSRRRDRPRSPLPPRAAPPLTQAQSRSSADTVPGTAYPPPPLPPPPPPPPPTPRPPPPPPLPPPGPRLLRAGSLLLPTEPAPDLPPRRRSPARSLARVHITQCQVAASPLVPPPAPPRCPRPLLCFLPAAGPAGLQPPPPSPCSGVTFAGRPRLGKESGQGVAAGRRRALPRHPPLASERGPRTRTPAPLWQACLVGWVKPQWAVTVSHPGVHTERRGAVERRSGLAEEHADQAPATQGNSELPGTALRISKNRRDWRNTGKGGLFPVHTHTHTHTQPLAGTVDTHLPSLLLRVILHPLGAASAGRALESKADPHTCPSG
- the LOC139362359 gene encoding uncharacterized protein gives rise to the protein MWPWLSTDCLALAGFSWRSIAAIPSAPPSPSPSPGRACTGLARERESVGGARRFLPRGAEAGAAAGWRVAAGGAGGGERPESTSRCRPGISPARPGERHENHFSSLPCHPRQAPADLSLLLKGSPLVHTSQVITSFRLLPPCPGILFVTGCLIPITASSSPPPGC